A single genomic interval of Helianthus annuus cultivar XRQ/B chromosome 13, HanXRQr2.0-SUNRISE, whole genome shotgun sequence harbors:
- the LOC110899251 gene encoding heavy metal-associated isoprenylated plant protein 36 — MDAPPPQSPPPPTQQLQPQPHEEHNAPILKYKTWVLKVSIHCVGCKRKVKKVLQTIEGVYIIDIDSKQHKVTVVGNVEVDALIKKLVKTGKHAEKWPENPAKKEKMPVSGESKGFESSSDEEDNNNNNINNNHPPTGPNENGNTPGKSGGPSVKFAGVPQNIPAQASDQMGGGGGGGGGGGQGGKKKKKKKKKKSSGAAKAPGGPADTGLVPPEPGTTQVVDRMHLGSPRGNSYPVHAGPAYAVCYNEAHPSGNSGHAYYIPTTPYTYDYTEDDDGYVMSSRPSDTFEILSDENPYGCYIM; from the exons ATGGATGCACCACCACCACAATCACCACCACCTCCGACGCAGCAGCTGCAGCCGCAGCCGCATGAAGAACACAACGCACCAATCCTAAAATATAAG ACATGGGTTCTCAAAGTCTCCATTCACTGTGTTGGTTGCAAGCGAAAAGTTAAGAAAGTCCTCCAAACCATTGAAG GTGTGTATATCATTGATATTGATTCCAAGCAGCATAAAGTTACAGTTGTAGGCAACGTTGAAGTGGATGCACTTATAAAGAAGCTGGTAAAGACCGGAAAGCATGCCGAGAAGTGGCCGGAAAACCCCGCCAAAAAAGAGAAGATGCCTGTCTCCGGCGAGAGTAAAGGGTTTGAAAGCAgcagtgatgaagaagataacaataacaataatattaataataatcacCCCCCAACTGGACCAAATGAGAATGGAAACACTCCAG GTAAAAGCGGTGGTCCATCGGTAAAGTTCGCCGGTGTCCCGCAGAATATTCCAGCTCAGGCGAGTGATCAaatgggtggtggtggcggtggcggtggcggaggAGGGCAAGgtggaaagaaaaagaaaaagaagaagaaaaaaaagagtTCAGGTGCAGCAAAGGCTCCTGGTGGACCAGCAGACACTGGATTGGTACCTCCAGAACCGGGGACTACTCAAGTGGTTGATCGAATGCATCTCGGCTCTCCACGTGGCAACTCGTATCCGGTGCATGCTGGTCCAGCTTACGCTGTATGTTACAATGAGGCGCACCCGAGTGGAAACAGTGGTCATGCGTACTATATTCCTACGACGCCATACACGTATGATTACACGGAGGATGATGATGGCTACGTAATGTCATCTCGTCCGTCCGATACATTTGAGATACTTAGTGATGAAAATCCATATGGATGTTATATTATGTAA